The following proteins come from a genomic window of Panthera leo isolate Ple1 chromosome E2, P.leo_Ple1_pat1.1, whole genome shotgun sequence:
- the CADM4 gene encoding cell adhesion molecule 4 isoform X2 has protein sequence MGRARRFQWPLLLLWAAAAGPGAGQEVQTENVTVAEGGVAEITCRLHQYDGSIVVIQNPARQTLFFNGTRALKDERFQLEEFSPRRVRIRLSDARLEDEGGYFCQLYTEDTHHQIATLTVLVAPENPVVEVREQAVEGGEVELSCLVPRSRPAAVLRWYRDRKELKGVSSGQENGKVWSVASTVRFRVDRKDDGGIVICEAQNQALPSGHSKQTQYVLDVQYSPTARIHASQAVVREGDTLVLTCAVTGNPRPNQIRWNRGNESLPERAEAVGETLTLPGLVSADNGTYTCEASNKHGHARALYVLVVYAT, from the exons aTGGGCCGGGCCCGGCGCTTCCAGTggccgctgctgctgctgtgggcGGCCGCGGCGGGGCCAG GGGCTGGACAGGAAGTACAGACAGAGAATGTGACCGTGGCTGAGGGAGGGGTGGCCGAGATAACCTGCCGTCTGCACCAGTACGATGGATCCATAGTTGTCATTCAGAACCCAGCCCGGCAGACCCTCTTCTTCAACGGCACCCGCG CCCTGAAGGATGAGCGTTTCCAGCTTGAGGAGTTCTCTCCGCGCCGCGTGCGGATCCGGCTCTCAGATGCCCGCCTGGAGGACGAGGGGGGCTATTTCTGCCAGCTCTACACGGAGGATACCCACCACCAGATTGCCACGCTCACTGTATTGG TGGCCCCAGAGAATCCCGTGGTGGAGGTCCGGGAGCAGGCGGTGGAGGGAGGCGAGGTGGAGCTCAGCTGCCTGGTTCCTCGGTCCCGCCCCGCCGCTGTCCTGCGCTGGTACCGGGACCGCAAGGAGCTGAAAG GAGTGAGCAGCGGCCAGGAAAATGGCAAAGTCTGGAGCGTGGCGAGCACAGTGCGGTTTCGTGTGGACCGCAAGGACGACGGCGGTATCGTCATCTGCGAGGCGCAGAACCAGGCGCTGCCCTCCGGACACAGCAAGCAGACGCAGTACGTGCTGGACGTGCAGT ACTCCCCCACGGCCCGGATCCATGCCTCCCAAGCTgtagtgagggagggagacacgctGGTGCTAACGTGTGCTGTAACAGGGAACCCCAG GCCAAACCAGATCCGCTGGAACCGCGGGAATGAGTCTTTGCCAGAGCGCGCCGAGGCGGTCGGGGAGACGCTTACGCTGCCTGGCTTGGTATCCGCAGATAATGGCACCTACACTTGCGAGGCGTCGAACAAGCACGGCCACGCGAGGGCGCTCTATGTACTCGTGGTCTACG CCACCTGA
- the IRGQ gene encoding immunity-related GTPase family Q protein has product MPPPRGDVTALFLGPPGSGKSALIAALCDRNVETIEIPEGRPYSGIPSLRAAGPGLFLGELSCPPAAPGPWAAEANVLVLVLPDPEGNGEPLAPALGEAARAALARGTPLLAVRNLRPGDSQNEDQARDQTAALLNSAGLGTAALFVLPADCGSRDDCKELERLRVALQSQAEVLQRLLPPAQDGFEVLGAAELEAVREAFETGGLEAALSWVRAGLERLGSARLDLAVAGTANVSLVLNTLLGLDPGDPDAEPVFMPAGPTPYPAPERPNVVLWNVPLGSAGIAAAPHPTHYDALILVTPGAPTEKDWAQVRPLVLPDAPLVCVRTDGEGEDPEYSEEEGKAEKPSSESLENAGGGELKNARAEGREKRGAGLQKGSGDGSGKAGSGEGPEKAGSESLPRVGGGAKKSGSGDSERAAALSPEDETWEVLEEAPPPVFPLRPGGLPGLCEWLRRALQPAQAGALLLALPPASPHGARMKAAALRAGAWRPALLASLAAAAAPIPGLGWACDVALLRGQLAEWRRALGLEPAALARRERALGLAPGELAERTRFPGPVTRAEVEARLGAWAGEGTAGGAALGALSFLWPAGGAAATGGLGYRAAHGVLLQALNEMQADAEAVLAPHVPAQ; this is encoded by the exons ATGCCACCGCCGCGGGGCGACGTGACCGCCTTGTTCCTGGGGCCTCCGGGCTCTGGAAAGTCCGCTCTGATTGCAGCTCTGTGCGACAGGAATGTGGAGACGATAGAGATCCCCGAGGGACGGCCGTACTCAGGGATCCCCAGCCTGCGAGCGGCGGGCCCCGGCCTCTTCCTGGGCGAGCTGAGCTGCCCACCCGCAGCGCCGGGGCCCTGGGCGGCGGAGGCCAATGTGCTGGTACTGGTCCTGCCCGACCCCGAGGGGAATGGGGAGCCCTTGGCCCCAGCGCTGGGAGAGGCGGCGCGGGCCGCCCTGGCCCGTGGGACCCCGCTGTTGGCTGTGCGGAACCTCCGTCCTGGGGATTCACAAAATGAAGACCAGGCCCGGGATCAGACAGCGGCCCTGCTGAACAGCGCGGGGTTGGGGACCGCGGCTCTCTTCGTGCTGCCGGCGGACTGCGGCAGCCGAGATGACTGTAAGGAATTGGAGCGCCTGCGGGTGGCGCTGCAGAGCCAGGCGGAGGTGTTGCAGAG GCTCCTGCCACCGGCTCAGGATGGCTTCGAGGTCCTGGGTGCAGCAGAGCTGGAGGCTGTGCGGGAGGCCTTTGAGACCGGTGGCCTGGAGGCGGCACTGTCGTGGGTTCGCGCTGGCCTGGAGCGGCTGGGCAGCGCGCGGCTGGACCTGGCCGTGGCCGGCACGGCTAATGTGAGCCTTGTGCTGAACACGCTCTTAGGGTTGGATCCCGGCGATCCAGATGCGGAGCCTGTTTTCATGCCCGCGGGGCCCACACCCTACCCGGCCCCGGAGCGTCCCAATGTGGTGCTCTGGAATGTGCCTCTGGGCTCCGCGGGCATTGCTGCCGCCCCCCATCCCACCCACTACGACGCCCTCATCCTCGTCACCCCGGGAGCGCCCACTGAGAAGGACTGGGCTCAGGTTCGGCCCTTGGTGCTGCCAGATGCACCGCTGGTCTGCGTGCGAACAGACGGCGAGGGCGAGGATCCAGAGTATTCcgaggaagagggaaaggcagagaagccCAGCAGCGAGAGCTTAGAGAACGCTGGCGGAGGGGAGTTGAAGAATGCACGCGCTGAGGGAAGGGAGAAACGTGGCGCTGGATTGCAGAAAGGTAGCGGGGATGGTTCAGGGAAAGCAGGCAGCGGGGAAGGTCCAGAGAAAGCAGGCAGCGAGAGTTTGCCACGTGTTGGCGGCGGCGCGAAGAAATCGGGCAGTGGGGACTCAGAGCGTGCGGCCGCACTGAGCCCCGAGGATGAGACGTGGGAGGTGCTGGAGGAGGCACCGCCACCTGTGTTCCCCCTGCGGCCCGGCGGACTCCCCGGGCTCTGCGAGTGGCTGCGGCGCGCGCTGCAGCCCGCCCAGGCGGGGGCGCTGCTGCTGGCGCTGCCGCCCGCGTCTCCCCACGGGGCCCGGATGAAGGCCGCGGCGCTGCGGGCCGGGGCGTGGCGTCCGGCCCTGCTGGCTAgcctggcggcggcggcggcgcccatACCGGGGCTAGGCTGGGCGTGCGACGTGGCGCTTCTGCGGGGTCAGCTGGCGGAGTGGCGGCGGGcgctggggctcgaacccgcggcgCTGGCTCGACGCGAGCGCGCGCTAGGCCTGGCCCCTGGGGAGCTGGCGGAGCGGACGCGCTTCCCGGGCCCGGTGACGCGCGCCGAAGTGGAGGCGAGGCTGGGCGCGTGGGCCGGCGAGGGCACCGCCGGGGGCGCGGCGCTGGGCGCGCTCTCCTTCCTGTGGCCCGCGGGCGGGGCGGCGGCCACCGGCGGCCTGGGTTACCGCGCGGCGCACGGCGTCCTGCTGCAGGCCCTCAACGAGATGCAGGCCGATGCCGAGGCGGTGCTGGCACCCCATGTGCCCGCGCAGTGA
- the SRRM5 gene encoding LOW QUALITY PROTEIN: serine/arginine repetitive matrix protein 5 (The sequence of the model RefSeq protein was modified relative to this genomic sequence to represent the inferred CDS: deleted 1 base in 1 codon) has translation MPTMTSRSWPVRGSQVVVHGYRPFMSTVTFRVTSPFVPTMPCPPTRPSKPSTSPASTGPSMSPVPPKPPASLKTTKSAKPNSASVPTKPSTAPNSVTSPSSSRSPKGASTKTAASKQSSSKSRARNGTRTPSKASTDTRARKASTDTGARKASTDTRAREASTDTRPRKASTDTRAREASTDTRPRKASTDTRAREASTDTRARKASTDTRARKASTDTRASKASTDTRASKVSGGRLHQRRGTHSRGRTPRRRGSRSSKRSPSRASTTSRMRTHGATPSVPNRMRTPTSQKKQSGGKSRSRPRNNNRERNNSQLRSVSREKSYSLPGASGMGKSSGLAITPSRAKSYSPTGTPFKERGSSQSPSTSRRVKSYSQMVTPGREWSYSPSEVSSRLKSYNQDTAPSRTQGHSRSSTPGRNQSHSRSGTPGRNQSQSQSSTPSRTRSESPSSTPSRTRSESGSRMPRRARSHSMVRSHSWKRSHSRARSRTRKGTPSQMRRHSQSRIHSKGGNYNQYRMPRRERSPSQERDHRRSRTLRQERSHSPSGTSHKERDHSRSRTSSSEREHSRTRTPRKERNRSQLRTPRNERDHSQFRTFRKERDCSQSREERDHSLSRTSSKRGHSQSRTPSKERDHSRSRTPSKERDHSRSRTPSKERDHSRSRTPSKERDHSRSRTPNKKSNPSQPTSPKSLSQKDSTSRAQSPSQNRTPSKTRCPSPSRFLSGAPIPNQDDIQGNAAISKAASPGERSSSSSSKLA, from the exons ATGCCCACTATGACTTCACGCAGCTGGCCTGTGAGAGGCAGTCAGGTGGTCGTCCACGGCTAC AGGCCTTTCATGTCCACTGTGACTTTCAGGGTCACAAGCCCTTTTGTACCTACCATGCCTTGTCCACCTACGAGACCCTCAAAGCCCAGCACGTCTCCAGCATCCACTGGACCCTCGATGTCCCCCGTGCCTCCCAAGCCTCCCGCCTCCTTGAAGACCACCAAATCGGCAAAGCCCAACAGTGCTTCGGTGCCCACCAAGCCATCAACAGCCCCTAACTCGGTCACAAGCCCAAGCAGTTCTAGGTCTCCCAAGGGGGCAAGTACAAAGACAGCTGCTTCTAAACAGTCCAGCAGCAAGTCCCGAGCCCGCAATGGGACAAGAACACCCAGCAAAGCCAGCACCGACACCAGGGCGAGGAAGGCCAGCACCGACACCGGGGCGAGAAAGGCCAGCACCGACACCAGGGCGAGAGAGGCCAGCACCGACACCAGGCCCAGGAAGGCCAGCACCGACACCAGGGCGAGAGAGGCCAGCACCGACACCAGGCCCAGGAAGGCCAGCACCGACACCAGGGCGAGAGAGGCCAGCACCGACACCAGGGCCAGGAAGGCCAGCACCGACACCAGGGCCAGGAAGGCCAGCACCGACACCAGGGCCAGCAAGGCCAGCACCGACACCAGGGCCAGCAAGGTCAGTGGGGGAAGACTCCACCAGCGGAGGGGCACACACAGCCGGGGCAGAACTCCCAGAAGAAGGGGAAGCCGCAGCTCCAAGAGGTCACCCAGCAGAGCCAGCACTACCAGCAGGATGAGAACTCATGGTGCCACCCCAAGTGTGCCCAACAGGATGAGAACTCCTACTTCCCAGAAAAAACAGAGTGGGGGCAAGAGTCGCAGCCGGCCTAGAAACAACAACCGAGAAAGAAATAACAGCCAGCTTAGAAGTGTGAGCAGAGAGAAGAGTTACAGCCTACCAGGAGCCTCAGGCATGGGGAAGAGTTCTGGGCTGGCTATCACCCCAAGCAGGGCAAAGAGTTACAGCCCCACTGGAACTCCCTTCAAGGAGAGAGGTTCCAGCCAGTCTCCATCAACATCAAGGAGGGTAAAGAGTTATAGTCAGATGGTCACCCCTGGCAGGGAATGGAGTTACAGCCCAAGTGAAGTATCTAGCAGGCTCAAGAGTTACAACCAGGATACTGCACCCAGCAGGACCCAGGGTCACAGCCGGTCTAGCACCCCCGGCAGGAACCAGAGTCACAGCCGGTCTGGCACCCCCGGCAGGAACCAGAGTCAGAGCCAGTCTAGCACCCCCAGCAGGACCCGAAGTGAGAGCCCGTCTAGCACCCCCAGCAGGACCCGAAGTGAGAGCGGGTCTAGAATGCCCAGAAGGGCAAGAAGTCATAGTATGGTGAGAAGTCACAGTTGGAAGAGAAGCCACAGTAGAGCAAGAAGTCGTACCCGGAAAGGAACTCCCAGTCAGATGAGAAGACACAGCCAATCTAGAATCCACAGCAAGGGGGGAAACTATAACCAATATAGAATGCCCAGAAGGGAGAGAAGCCCCAGCCAGGAGAGAGATCACAGACGATCGAGAACACTCAGGCAGGAGAGAAGTCATAGCCCATCTGGAACCTCCCACAAAGAAAGAGATCACAGCCGATCTAGAACTTCCAGCAGTGAAAGGGAGCACAGCCGAACCAGAACccccagaaaagagagaaaccgCAGCCAACTCAGAACCCCTAGAAATGAGAGAGATCACAGCCAATTCAGAAccttcagaaaagaaagagattgcAGCCaatccagagaggagagagatcaCAGCCTATCTAGAACCTCTAGCAAGAGAGGTCACAGCCAATCTAGAACCCCCAGCAAGGAGAGAGACCATAGCCGATCTAGAACCCCCAGCAAGGAAAGAGACCACAGCCGATCTAGAACCCCCAGCAAGGAAAGAGACCACAGCCGATCTAGAACCCCCAGCAAGGAAAGAGACCACAGCCGATCTAGAACCCCTAATAAGAAGAGCAATCCTAGCCAACCTACAAGCCCCAAAAGTCTCAGCCAGAAGGATTCCACTAGCAGGGCACAGAGTCCCAGTCAGAACAGAACACCTAGCAAGACAAGGTGCCCTTCCCCCTCCAGATTTCTCAGTGGAGCCCCAATTCCAAACCAGGATGATATTCAAGGTAATGCCGCCATCTCTAAGGCTGCCTCACCTGGAGAGAGGTCCTCATCGTCTTCTTCCAAGCTGGCATAG
- the CADM4 gene encoding cell adhesion molecule 4 isoform X1, which produces MGRARRFQWPLLLLWAAAAGPGAGQEVQTENVTVAEGGVAEITCRLHQYDGSIVVIQNPARQTLFFNGTRALKDERFQLEEFSPRRVRIRLSDARLEDEGGYFCQLYTEDTHHQIATLTVLVAPENPVVEVREQAVEGGEVELSCLVPRSRPAAVLRWYRDRKELKGVSSGQENGKVWSVASTVRFRVDRKDDGGIVICEAQNQALPSGHSKQTQYVLDVQYSPTARIHASQAVVREGDTLVLTCAVTGNPRPNQIRWNRGNESLPERAEAVGETLTLPGLVSADNGTYTCEASNKHGHARALYVLVVYDPGAVVEAQTSVPYAIVGGILALLVFLIICVLVGMVWCSVRQKGSYLTHEASGLDEQGEAREAFLNGSDGHKRKEEFFI; this is translated from the exons aTGGGCCGGGCCCGGCGCTTCCAGTggccgctgctgctgctgtgggcGGCCGCGGCGGGGCCAG GGGCTGGACAGGAAGTACAGACAGAGAATGTGACCGTGGCTGAGGGAGGGGTGGCCGAGATAACCTGCCGTCTGCACCAGTACGATGGATCCATAGTTGTCATTCAGAACCCAGCCCGGCAGACCCTCTTCTTCAACGGCACCCGCG CCCTGAAGGATGAGCGTTTCCAGCTTGAGGAGTTCTCTCCGCGCCGCGTGCGGATCCGGCTCTCAGATGCCCGCCTGGAGGACGAGGGGGGCTATTTCTGCCAGCTCTACACGGAGGATACCCACCACCAGATTGCCACGCTCACTGTATTGG TGGCCCCAGAGAATCCCGTGGTGGAGGTCCGGGAGCAGGCGGTGGAGGGAGGCGAGGTGGAGCTCAGCTGCCTGGTTCCTCGGTCCCGCCCCGCCGCTGTCCTGCGCTGGTACCGGGACCGCAAGGAGCTGAAAG GAGTGAGCAGCGGCCAGGAAAATGGCAAAGTCTGGAGCGTGGCGAGCACAGTGCGGTTTCGTGTGGACCGCAAGGACGACGGCGGTATCGTCATCTGCGAGGCGCAGAACCAGGCGCTGCCCTCCGGACACAGCAAGCAGACGCAGTACGTGCTGGACGTGCAGT ACTCCCCCACGGCCCGGATCCATGCCTCCCAAGCTgtagtgagggagggagacacgctGGTGCTAACGTGTGCTGTAACAGGGAACCCCAG GCCAAACCAGATCCGCTGGAACCGCGGGAATGAGTCTTTGCCAGAGCGCGCCGAGGCGGTCGGGGAGACGCTTACGCTGCCTGGCTTGGTATCCGCAGATAATGGCACCTACACTTGCGAGGCGTCGAACAAGCACGGCCACGCGAGGGCGCTCTATGTACTCGTGGTCTACG ACCCGGGTGCGGTGGTAGAGGCTCAGACGTCGGTGCCCTACGCCATTGTGGGCGGCATCCTGGCGCTACTGGTGTTTCTGATCATATGTGTGCTGGTGGGCATGGTCTGGTGCTCTGTACGGCAGAAgg GCTCCTATCTGACCCACGAGGCCAGTGGCCTGGATGAGCAGGGAGAAGCAAGAGAAGCCTTTCTCAATGGCAGCGACGGacacaagaggaaagaagaattCTTCATCTGA
- the ZNF428 gene encoding zinc finger protein 428 isoform X1, giving the protein MTETREPAETGGYASLEEDDEDLSPGPEHSSDSEYTLSEPDSEEEEDEEEEEEEATDDPEYDPGYKVKQRLGGGRGGPSRRAPRAAQPPGPPAQPCQLCGRSPLGEAPPGTPPCRLCCPATAPQEAPAPEGRALGEEEEEPPRAGEGRPAGREEEEEEEEEEEEEGTYHCTECEDSFDNLGELHGHFMLHARGEV; this is encoded by the exons ATGACAGAGACCCGTGAGCCAGCTGAGACTGGGGGCTATGCCAGCTTGGAAGAAGACGATGAGGACCTCTCTCCAG GCCCTGAGCATTCCTCTGACTCTGAATACACTCTCTCAGAGCCAGACTccgaagaggaagaagatgaggaggaggaggaggaggaggccactGACGATCCTGAATATGACCCTGGCTACAAGGTGAAGCAACGCctgggggggggccgggggggcccGTCCCGCCGGGCCCCCCGTGCAGCCCAGCCCCCGggccccccagcccagccctgccagctCTGTGGCCGCTCACCCCTTGGGGAGgccccaccaggcaccccaccgTGCCGGCTCTGCTGCCCTGCTACAGCCCCCCAGGAAGCTCCAGCCCCTGAAGGCAGGGCCCtcggggaggaagaggaggagccgCCTCGGGCTGGGGAGGGTCGAccagctgggagggaggaggaggaggaggaggaggaggaggaggaggaggagggcacctATCACTGTACAGAGTGTGAGGATTCCTTCGACAACCTCGGGGAGCTGCACGGGCACTTCATGCTGCATGCCCGGGGCGAGGTGTAG
- the ZNF428 gene encoding zinc finger protein 428 isoform X2, producing MQRCWGHGDGSDPGPAFLESPGPEHSSDSEYTLSEPDSEEEEDEEEEEEEATDDPEYDPGYKVKQRLGGGRGGPSRRAPRAAQPPGPPAQPCQLCGRSPLGEAPPGTPPCRLCCPATAPQEAPAPEGRALGEEEEEPPRAGEGRPAGREEEEEEEEEEEEEGTYHCTECEDSFDNLGELHGHFMLHARGEV from the exons ATGCAGCGTTGCTGGGGACATGGAGATGGGTCAGACCCAGGTCCTGCCTTCCTGGAGTCTCCGG GCCCTGAGCATTCCTCTGACTCTGAATACACTCTCTCAGAGCCAGACTccgaagaggaagaagatgaggaggaggaggaggaggaggccactGACGATCCTGAATATGACCCTGGCTACAAGGTGAAGCAACGCctgggggggggccgggggggcccGTCCCGCCGGGCCCCCCGTGCAGCCCAGCCCCCGggccccccagcccagccctgccagctCTGTGGCCGCTCACCCCTTGGGGAGgccccaccaggcaccccaccgTGCCGGCTCTGCTGCCCTGCTACAGCCCCCCAGGAAGCTCCAGCCCCTGAAGGCAGGGCCCtcggggaggaagaggaggagccgCCTCGGGCTGGGGAGGGTCGAccagctgggagggaggaggaggaggaggaggaggaggaggaggaggaggagggcacctATCACTGTACAGAGTGTGAGGATTCCTTCGACAACCTCGGGGAGCTGCACGGGCACTTCATGCTGCATGCCCGGGGCGAGGTGTAG
- the ZNF428 gene encoding zinc finger protein 428 isoform X3, protein MQRCWGHGDGSDPGPEHSSDSEYTLSEPDSEEEEDEEEEEEEATDDPEYDPGYKVKQRLGGGRGGPSRRAPRAAQPPGPPAQPCQLCGRSPLGEAPPGTPPCRLCCPATAPQEAPAPEGRALGEEEEEPPRAGEGRPAGREEEEEEEEEEEEEGTYHCTECEDSFDNLGELHGHFMLHARGEV, encoded by the exons ATGCAGCGTTGCTGGGGACATGGAGATGGGTCAGACCCAG GCCCTGAGCATTCCTCTGACTCTGAATACACTCTCTCAGAGCCAGACTccgaagaggaagaagatgaggaggaggaggaggaggaggccactGACGATCCTGAATATGACCCTGGCTACAAGGTGAAGCAACGCctgggggggggccgggggggcccGTCCCGCCGGGCCCCCCGTGCAGCCCAGCCCCCGggccccccagcccagccctgccagctCTGTGGCCGCTCACCCCTTGGGGAGgccccaccaggcaccccaccgTGCCGGCTCTGCTGCCCTGCTACAGCCCCCCAGGAAGCTCCAGCCCCTGAAGGCAGGGCCCtcggggaggaagaggaggagccgCCTCGGGCTGGGGAGGGTCGAccagctgggagggaggaggaggaggaggaggaggaggaggaggaggaggagggcacctATCACTGTACAGAGTGTGAGGATTCCTTCGACAACCTCGGGGAGCTGCACGGGCACTTCATGCTGCATGCCCGGGGCGAGGTGTAG
- the ZNF576 gene encoding zinc finger protein 576, with protein sequence MEDPHPEETMEQQDSSKERSPRSPGGDVCHLGAPQCTRCLITFADSKFQERHMKREHPADFVAQKLQGALFICFTCARSFPSSKALIAHQRGHGPATRPSVPVAPAAAPPTFPCPDCGKTFGQAASLRRHRQAHETRTPPGPFACTECGQDFAQEAGLHQHYIRHARGEL encoded by the exons ATGGAGGACCCGCATCCCGAAGAGACCATGGAGCAGCAGGATTCGTCCAAGGAGAGGAGTCCCCGCAGTCCAGGAGGCGACGTGT GCCACCTGGGGGCCCCGCAGTGCACCCGCTGCCTCATCACCTTCGCCGATTCCAAGTTCCAGGAGCGTCACATGAAGCGGGAGCACCCAGCGGACTTCGTGGCCCAGAAGCTGCAGGGGGCCCTCTTCATCTGCTTCACCTGTGCccgctccttcccctcctccaaggCCCTGATCGCCCATCAGCGTGGCCACGGTCCAGCCACCAGGCCCTCCGTGCCAGTTGCACCCGCCGCTGCCCCGCCCACCTTCCCCTGTCCTGACTGTGGCAAGACCTTTGGGCAGGCTGCTTCTCTGAGGCGGCACCGCCAGGCGCATGAGACCCGCACCCCTCCTGGCCCCTTCGCCTGCACTGAGTGTGGTCAGGACTTTGCCCAGGAGGCTGGGCTGCATCAACACTACATCCGGCATGCCCGGGGGGAGCTCTGA